A window from Pseudomonas moraviensis encodes these proteins:
- a CDS encoding diiron oxygenase has translation MISTALDEGEAPVSWSLKFTLPDWESRASVRSSTHDYRLPANVEQQLQTRYWFPPAFLPYLAHPAIQAKGRETLHRLTANHLVYFLDYTTLLEHRIVNRAVEVIVHRELPIYIPLPMKHAALQLYTDEGYHALFSNQIAEQIAALYNITRRPVIPRRITRMNALIARAPEKNRALAWFLLGFVSETIIARELLEVCRDTLVSSVNDMLRDHLADEARHSRYFAEAFHYFWIAMNSRQRLFVSKTLVEIISIFFEADESWLQQSLRSVGIADSDVMEIVGGMATVPANRARARAGCKPTLEALHKAGFFALPHNQTLFAKAGLIDG, from the coding sequence ATGATTTCAACAGCGCTGGATGAGGGCGAAGCCCCGGTGTCATGGTCGCTTAAATTTACCCTTCCCGATTGGGAAAGCCGCGCGTCGGTTCGCAGCAGCACTCATGACTACCGGCTGCCGGCGAATGTCGAGCAGCAATTGCAAACGCGCTACTGGTTTCCCCCGGCCTTCCTGCCCTATCTGGCGCATCCCGCCATCCAGGCCAAGGGTCGCGAAACGCTGCATCGCCTGACCGCCAATCACCTGGTGTATTTCCTCGATTACACCACGCTGCTTGAACATCGCATCGTCAACCGTGCGGTGGAAGTCATCGTGCACCGGGAGCTGCCCATCTACATACCACTGCCGATGAAGCACGCGGCGCTGCAGCTATATACCGACGAGGGCTATCACGCACTGTTCTCAAACCAGATTGCCGAACAGATCGCCGCGCTCTACAACATCACCCGACGCCCTGTCATCCCCAGGCGCATCACCCGCATGAACGCCCTGATCGCGCGCGCGCCGGAGAAGAACCGCGCATTGGCCTGGTTTCTTCTTGGATTCGTCTCGGAAACCATCATTGCCCGGGAGCTGCTGGAGGTGTGTCGCGACACGCTGGTTTCCAGCGTGAACGACATGCTGCGCGATCACCTCGCCGACGAGGCCCGGCACAGTCGTTATTTTGCTGAAGCCTTCCATTACTTCTGGATCGCCATGAACAGTCGGCAACGCCTGTTCGTCAGCAAGACGCTGGTGGAGATCATTTCGATTTTCTTCGAAGCCGACGAAAGCTGGCTGCAACAAAGCCTGCGTTCAGTCGGTATCGCTGACAGCGACGTGATGGAAATCGTCGGCGGCATGGCGACGGTGCCGGCCAACCGCGCCCGTGCCCGCGCCGGCTGCAAACCGACACTGGAGGCGTTGCACAAGGCCGGTTTCTTTGCACTGCCCCACAACCAGACACTGTTCGCCAAGGCAGGATTGATCGATGGATAA
- a CDS encoding HDOD domain-containing protein yields the protein MPAQPQIMVDLQMEQYMPDPDLEVIAKLISQDPGLSGALLKIVNSPYYGLSNKITSIQRAVNLLGSRSIINLINAQSIKGEMNDDTIVTLNRFWDTAQDVAMTCLTLAKRIGTQAGDEAYALGLFHDCGVPLMLQRFPNYMTVLEEAYASASPDCRVVDTENRVFNTNHAVVGYYTAKSWRLPEHVSAAIANHHNALAIFNDESSKNSQLKNLLAILKMAEHICASYRVLGNQSEDFEWNAVGPLVLDYVGLSDYDFETLKQTIRDLGAH from the coding sequence GTGCCGGCGCAACCGCAGATCATGGTGGATCTGCAAATGGAGCAGTACATGCCCGACCCGGACCTGGAGGTGATCGCCAAACTGATCTCCCAGGATCCCGGCCTGTCCGGCGCGCTGCTGAAAATCGTCAACTCGCCGTATTACGGCCTGAGCAACAAGATCACCTCGATCCAGCGGGCGGTGAACCTGTTGGGCAGCCGTTCGATCATCAACCTGATCAACGCGCAGTCGATCAAGGGCGAGATGAACGACGACACCATCGTCACCCTCAACCGTTTCTGGGACACCGCGCAGGATGTGGCGATGACCTGCCTGACCCTGGCCAAGCGCATCGGCACCCAGGCCGGTGATGAAGCCTATGCGTTGGGCCTGTTCCACGATTGCGGCGTGCCGTTGATGCTGCAGCGCTTCCCCAATTACATGACCGTGCTGGAAGAGGCTTACGCCAGCGCCAGCCCGGACTGCCGTGTGGTGGATACGGAAAACCGCGTGTTCAACACCAACCACGCCGTGGTCGGTTACTACACCGCCAAGTCCTGGCGCCTGCCGGAGCATGTCAGCGCCGCCATCGCCAACCACCACAACGCGCTGGCGATTTTCAACGATGAATCGTCGAAGAACAGCCAACTGAAAAATCTCCTGGCGATCCTGAAAATGGCCGAGCACATCTGCGCCTCTTATCGGGTGCTCGGCAACCAGAGCGAAGATTTCGAGTGGAATGCCGTTGGCCCGCTGGTGCTGGATTACGTCGGTCTGTCGGACTACGACTTCGAAACGCTCAAACAAACGATTCGCGACCTCGGCGCGCATTGA
- a CDS encoding coniferyl aldehyde dehydrogenase has translation MTADIAYLQTLQQPAETLDRQFQAQRAAYAANPMPPAAQRQQWLKALRDLLNAERQALIEAISADFSHRSADETLLAELMPSLHGIHYASRHLKKWMKPSRRKVGMAFQPASAKVVYQPLGVVGVIVPWNYPLYLAVGPMVGALAAGNRVMLKLSESTPVTGLLLKQLLARIYPEDLVCVVLGEADVGMAFSRLPFDHLLFTGSTSIGKHVMRAAAENLTPVTLELGGKSPAIVSRDVPLKDAAERIAFGKTLNAGQTCVAPDYVLVPEDRLGAFVEAYRQAVKGFYPTLADNADYTAIINERQLARLNAYISDATSKGALLIPLFEQGQGRRMPHSVLLNVSDEMSVMQDEIFGPLLPIVPYRDLKQAFAYINQRPRPLALYYFGYDKREQHRVLHETHSGGVCLNDTLLHVAQDDMPFGGIGPSGMGHYHGHEGFLTFSKAKGVLIKQRFNAARLIYPPYGTSIQKLIQKLFIR, from the coding sequence ATGACTGCCGACATTGCCTACCTGCAAACCCTGCAACAGCCTGCTGAAACCCTCGACCGGCAGTTCCAGGCGCAACGGGCGGCGTATGCCGCCAACCCGATGCCGCCGGCCGCGCAACGTCAGCAGTGGCTCAAGGCTTTGCGCGATCTGCTCAACGCCGAGCGCCAGGCATTGATCGAGGCGATCAGCGCCGATTTCAGTCACCGCAGCGCCGACGAAACCCTGCTCGCCGAACTGATGCCGAGCCTGCACGGCATTCACTACGCCAGCCGTCATTTGAAGAAATGGATGAAGCCCTCGCGGCGCAAGGTCGGCATGGCGTTCCAGCCGGCTTCGGCGAAGGTGGTCTATCAGCCGCTGGGCGTGGTCGGTGTGATCGTGCCGTGGAACTACCCGCTGTATCTGGCCGTAGGGCCGATGGTCGGCGCCCTGGCGGCGGGCAATCGGGTGATGCTCAAGCTCAGCGAATCGACCCCGGTGACCGGGCTGCTGCTCAAGCAATTGCTCGCGCGGATCTACCCTGAAGACCTGGTCTGCGTGGTGCTGGGCGAAGCGGATGTCGGCATGGCGTTCTCGCGTCTGCCTTTCGATCATCTGCTGTTCACCGGTTCCACCAGCATCGGCAAACACGTCATGCGTGCGGCGGCGGAGAACCTGACGCCAGTGACGCTGGAACTGGGCGGCAAGTCGCCGGCCATCGTCTCCAGAGACGTGCCATTGAAGGACGCCGCCGAACGCATCGCCTTCGGTAAAACCCTCAACGCCGGGCAGACCTGTGTCGCCCCCGACTATGTGCTGGTGCCGGAAGACCGCCTCGGCGCTTTCGTCGAGGCCTATCGTCAGGCCGTAAAAGGCTTTTACCCGACCCTGGCGGACAACGCCGACTACACGGCAATCATCAACGAACGCCAGTTGGCGAGGCTCAATGCTTACATCAGCGACGCGACCAGCAAGGGCGCGCTGCTGATCCCGTTGTTCGAACAAGGCCAGGGCCGGCGCATGCCGCACAGCGTCCTGCTGAATGTCAGCGACGAGATGAGCGTGATGCAGGACGAAATCTTCGGCCCGCTGCTGCCGATCGTGCCTTATCGCGATCTGAAGCAGGCATTCGCTTACATCAATCAGCGCCCTCGTCCTCTGGCTCTTTACTACTTTGGCTACGACAAGCGCGAACAGCATCGCGTGCTGCACGAGACCCATTCCGGCGGTGTGTGCCTGAACGACACCCTGCTGCACGTCGCTCAGGACGATATGCCCTTCGGTGGCATCGGTCCGTCAGGCATGGGCCATTACCACGGCCATGAAGGTTTCCTGACCTTCAGCAAGGCCAAAGGCGTGTTGATCAAACAGCGTTTCAACGCGGCCCGGCTGATCTACCCGCCATATGGCACATCGATTCAGAAACTGATTCAGAAACTGTTCATCCGCTAA
- a CDS encoding class I SAM-dependent rRNA methyltransferase, translating to MSLPSLRLKANADRRLRNGHLWVYSNEIDVAATPLHGFKAGDQAVLEAAGGKPLGIVAMSPNNLICARLLSRDIKLALDKSLLVHRLNVALSLRERLFDKPFYRLVYGDSDLLPGLVVDRFGDILVVQIASATMEAHKDDVIAALTQVLKPSGILFKNDSAARDAEGLNRYVETVFGLVPEWVALEENGVKFEAPVIQGQKTGWFYDHRMNRARLAPYAKGKRVLDLYSYIGGWGVQAAAFGASEVFCVDASAFALDGVERNAALNGFADKMTCIEGDVFEALKELKASEERFDVIVADPPAFIKRKKDMKNGEGAYRRLNEQAMRLLTKDGILVSASCSMHLPEDDLQNILLTSARHLDRNIQMLERGGQGPDHPVHPAIAETRYIKSITCRLLPNS from the coding sequence ATGTCCCTGCCTAGCCTGCGCCTCAAAGCCAACGCCGACCGTCGCCTGCGCAACGGCCACTTGTGGGTCTACAGCAACGAAATCGACGTGGCCGCCACGCCTCTGCACGGCTTCAAGGCCGGCGATCAGGCGGTGCTCGAAGCCGCCGGTGGCAAGCCGCTGGGCATCGTAGCGATGAGCCCGAACAACCTGATCTGCGCGCGTCTGCTCTCGCGCGACATCAAACTGGCACTGGACAAGTCGCTGCTGGTGCATCGCCTGAACGTCGCGCTGTCGTTGCGCGAGCGTCTGTTCGACAAGCCGTTCTACCGTCTGGTCTACGGCGATTCCGACCTGCTGCCGGGTCTGGTGGTCGATCGTTTCGGCGACATCCTCGTGGTGCAAATCGCCTCGGCGACCATGGAAGCGCACAAGGACGACGTGATCGCAGCGCTGACCCAAGTGCTCAAGCCAAGTGGCATTCTGTTCAAGAATGACTCCGCCGCCCGCGACGCCGAAGGTCTCAACCGCTACGTCGAAACCGTATTCGGTCTGGTACCGGAGTGGGTAGCGCTGGAAGAAAACGGCGTGAAGTTCGAGGCACCGGTCATTCAAGGTCAGAAAACCGGCTGGTTCTACGATCACCGTATGAACCGCGCGCGTCTGGCGCCCTACGCCAAAGGCAAACGCGTGCTGGACCTGTACAGCTACATCGGTGGCTGGGGCGTGCAGGCCGCGGCGTTCGGCGCCAGCGAAGTGTTCTGCGTCGACGCCTCCGCATTCGCCCTCGACGGTGTAGAGCGCAACGCTGCGCTGAACGGTTTCGCTGACAAGATGACCTGCATCGAAGGCGATGTCTTTGAAGCGCTGAAGGAACTGAAAGCCAGCGAAGAGCGTTTCGACGTGATCGTTGCCGATCCGCCAGCGTTCATCAAACGCAAGAAAGACATGAAGAATGGCGAAGGCGCCTACCGTCGTCTAAACGAGCAAGCCATGCGCCTGCTGACCAAGGACGGCATTCTGGTCAGTGCTTCGTGCTCCATGCACCTGCCGGAAGATGATCTGCAGAACATCCTGCTGACCAGCGCCCGTCACTTGGACCGCAATATCCAGATGCTCGAGCGTGGCGGCCAGGGCCCGGATCATCCGGTGCATCCGGCCATCGCCGAAACCCGCTACATCAAGAGCATCACCTGCCGTCTGCTGCCCAACAGCTGA
- a CDS encoding type 1 glutamine amidotransferase domain-containing protein — protein MATSLNGKRVAILVTDGFEQVELTGPKDALEQTGVQVDILSAEAGTVKGWNHDKPADDFPVANTFQAVSIDQYDAVLLPGGVQNSDTIRIDQDAQHLVKTAASAGKPIAVICHGSWLLISAGLVNGKTMTSYKTVKDDLVNAGVNWVDQEVAKDGNLISSRQPDDVPAFSQALIDALAA, from the coding sequence ATGGCAACTTCCCTCAATGGCAAACGCGTCGCTATTTTGGTTACCGATGGTTTCGAACAAGTCGAGTTGACCGGTCCCAAGGATGCCCTGGAACAGACCGGCGTGCAGGTCGATATCCTTTCCGCCGAGGCCGGCACGGTCAAAGGCTGGAACCATGACAAACCGGCGGACGACTTCCCCGTCGCCAACACCTTCCAAGCGGTGAGCATCGATCAATACGATGCCGTGCTGCTGCCGGGCGGTGTGCAGAATTCCGATACCATCCGCATTGATCAGGATGCTCAGCATCTGGTCAAGACTGCCGCATCGGCGGGCAAGCCGATCGCCGTGATCTGTCATGGCAGCTGGCTGCTGATCTCGGCGGGGCTGGTCAATGGCAAGACCATGACCAGCTACAAGACCGTCAAGGACGATCTGGTCAATGCCGGCGTCAACTGGGTCGATCAGGAAGTGGCCAAGGACGGCAACCTGATCAGCAGTCGCCAGCCGGATGATGTGCCGGCGTTCAGCCAGGCCCTGATTGACGCACTGGCTGCGTAA
- a CDS encoding YfhL family 4Fe-4S dicluster ferredoxin translates to MSLIITDDCINCDVCEPECPNAAISQGEEIYVIDPNLCTQCVGHYDEPQCQQVCPVDCIPLDEAHPETEEQLMEKYRKITGKA, encoded by the coding sequence ATGTCCCTGATCATCACCGACGATTGCATCAACTGCGACGTCTGCGAACCCGAGTGCCCGAACGCCGCCATTTCCCAAGGCGAAGAGATCTACGTGATCGACCCGAACCTGTGCACCCAGTGCGTCGGCCACTATGACGAACCGCAGTGCCAGCAGGTCTGCCCGGTGGATTGCATTCCACTGGACGAAGCCCATCCGGAGACTGAAGAGCAGTTGATGGAGAAATACCGCAAGATCACCGGCAAGGCCTGA
- the coaD gene encoding pantetheine-phosphate adenylyltransferase — protein sequence MNRVLYPGTFDPITKGHGDLVERASRLFDHVIIAVAASPKKNPLFPLEQRVELAREVTRHLPNVEVVGFSTLLAHFAKEQNANVFLRGLRAVSDFEYEFQLANMNRQLAPDVESLFLTPSERYSFISSTLVREIAALGGDISKFVHPAVADALTLRFKK from the coding sequence ATGAACCGAGTGTTGTACCCAGGTACCTTCGACCCTATTACCAAGGGCCATGGCGATCTGGTCGAACGCGCCTCGCGCCTGTTCGATCACGTGATCATTGCGGTCGCCGCCAGCCCGAAAAAGAACCCGCTGTTCCCCCTGGAACAACGGGTCGAACTGGCTCGCGAGGTCACCAGACACCTGCCCAACGTGGAAGTGGTCGGTTTCTCGACGCTGCTTGCGCATTTCGCCAAAGAGCAGAACGCCAATGTGTTCCTGCGTGGTCTGCGCGCGGTGTCGGACTTCGAATACGAATTCCAGCTGGCCAACATGAACCGTCAACTGGCGCCGGATGTGGAGAGCCTGTTTCTCACACCGTCCGAGCGTTATTCGTTCATTTCCTCGACGCTGGTGCGGGAGATTGCCGCGCTGGGCGGCGATATCAGCAAGTTCGTTCACCCGGCCGTGGCCGACGCACTGACCCTGCGCTTCAAAAAGTAG
- the mutM gene encoding bifunctional DNA-formamidopyrimidine glycosylase/DNA-(apurinic or apyrimidinic site) lyase: MPELPEVETTRRGIAPHLEGQRVSRVIVRDRRLRWPIPEDLDVRLSGQRIVLVERRAKYLLINAEIGTLISHLGMSGNLRLVEAGLPALKHEHVDIELESGLALRYTDPRRFGAMLWSTDPLNHELLIRLGPEPLTDLFDGERLFQLSRGRAMAVKPFIMDNAVVVGVGNIYATEALFAAGIDPRREAGGISRGRYLKLAIEIKRILAAAIERGGTTLRDFIGGDGQPGYFQQELFVYGRGGQHCKVCGTGLREVKLGQRASVFCPRCQT, translated from the coding sequence ATGCCTGAACTGCCGGAAGTCGAAACAACCCGTCGCGGAATTGCCCCGCACCTTGAAGGCCAGCGCGTCAGCCGGGTCATCGTCCGCGACCGGCGTCTGCGCTGGCCGATCCCGGAAGACCTCGATGTGCGCCTGTCCGGGCAGCGCATCGTGCTGGTCGAGCGGCGGGCCAAGTACCTGTTGATCAACGCCGAGATCGGCACGCTGATCAGTCACTTGGGCATGTCGGGCAATCTGCGCCTGGTCGAGGCGGGGTTGCCGGCGTTGAAGCACGAACACGTCGACATCGAACTGGAATCGGGACTGGCCCTGCGTTACACCGATCCGCGACGGTTCGGCGCGATGCTGTGGAGCACCGACCCGCTCAATCACGAGCTGCTGATTCGCCTCGGTCCGGAGCCGCTGACCGATCTGTTCGATGGCGAGCGCTTGTTCCAGCTGTCACGCGGCCGCGCGATGGCGGTCAAGCCGTTCATCATGGACAACGCGGTGGTGGTCGGAGTCGGCAATATTTACGCGACCGAAGCGCTGTTCGCCGCCGGTATCGATCCGCGCCGCGAAGCCGGGGGCATTTCCCGCGGGCGTTATCTGAAACTGGCGATCGAAATCAAACGCATCCTTGCCGCTGCCATCGAGCGGGGCGGCACAACGTTGCGCGACTTCATTGGCGGTGACGGTCAGCCGGGCTATTTCCAGCAGGAACTGTTTGTCTACGGCCGCGGCGGTCAGCACTGCAAGGTCTGCGGCACCGGCCTGCGCGAAGTGAAGCTTGGCCAGCGCGCCAGCGTGTTTTGCCCGCGCTGCCAGACCTGA
- a CDS encoding SagB family peptide dehydrogenase, whose amino-acid sequence MYISPFLFILPRPPGQVVWNYKTHTQHELDLDYSTRLAQLINNPNLYDPQNIIDIQLLHAGILTIAKIDSPNWGWDELSKIFHIGTQNIPCEHVPQNIHEWSRQYLAHCREVLATPEPANPRTRQSAAALIALPAPCDVNADSLTQALLQRKTCRSYTGAAVTLDEVGTLLYFTLGYLPARENAHDDPVAPGLGERRSSPSGGGLNACEGFLLAQNVSGLEPGIYAYHPAEHALSRVNPLPDPELGQLLGGQHFINNLPLGLFITARFDRLWWKYEHSRAYRMAFIDAGHLSQTFQLVATTLGLSTWLTGAFADARVETLLGLEGSAEQPLFFVGCGESDGQAMCQEMRDLLCGVPS is encoded by the coding sequence ATGTATATCAGTCCTTTTCTATTTATATTGCCGCGCCCACCCGGACAGGTTGTATGGAACTATAAGACACATACTCAACACGAGCTTGATCTTGACTACTCCACTCGCCTCGCCCAACTTATAAACAATCCGAATCTGTATGACCCGCAAAACATAATAGACATACAACTTCTGCACGCGGGCATTCTAACCATTGCAAAAATAGACAGTCCGAATTGGGGCTGGGATGAGCTGTCGAAGATCTTTCACATCGGCACACAAAACATCCCTTGCGAACATGTGCCGCAAAACATTCATGAGTGGTCAAGACAATACCTGGCGCACTGCCGCGAAGTATTGGCAACCCCGGAACCCGCCAATCCCAGAACGCGGCAATCAGCAGCAGCGCTTATCGCCCTGCCTGCACCGTGTGATGTGAATGCAGACAGCCTGACTCAGGCATTGCTGCAGCGGAAGACCTGCCGATCCTATACCGGTGCTGCGGTGACCCTGGACGAGGTCGGCACGCTTCTGTATTTCACCCTCGGCTATCTCCCCGCGCGGGAAAACGCGCACGACGACCCCGTCGCGCCAGGCCTCGGCGAGCGTCGGAGCAGTCCGTCAGGCGGCGGCCTGAACGCCTGTGAGGGCTTTCTTCTCGCTCAGAATGTCTCCGGGCTCGAACCCGGCATCTATGCCTATCACCCTGCGGAGCACGCCTTGAGCCGGGTCAATCCGCTGCCCGACCCAGAGCTGGGGCAATTGCTCGGCGGCCAGCATTTCATCAATAACCTGCCGCTGGGCCTGTTCATCACCGCGCGATTCGATCGACTCTGGTGGAAGTACGAACATTCGCGCGCCTACCGCATGGCGTTCATTGATGCGGGTCATCTCTCGCAAACCTTTCAACTGGTGGCGACAACACTGGGGCTGAGTACCTGGCTGACGGGAGCGTTTGCCGACGCCCGGGTCGAAACCCTGCTCGGTCTCGAAGGCAGCGCCGAGCAGCCTTTGTTCTTCGTCGGGTGCGGAGAAAGCGATGGTCAGGCCATGTGCCAGGAAATGCGCGATCTGCTGTGCGGGGTACCGTCATGA
- a CDS encoding twin-arginine translocation pathway signal protein has product MHPSLTERPALSRRGLLKFSLGATAFLATAGLGASLTGCSSSVSANGFVSLRDGDLLFLRALIPVMLDGAVAAEKMPAAVDGTLKSLDYSLDHLSPEMLKLTRQLFDVLGMAVTRGPLTGIWGSWENASPDAMRQFFERWENSSLSLLRMGHSSLQQMVMMAWYTRAESWAHCGYPGPPKV; this is encoded by the coding sequence ATGCACCCAAGCCTGACTGAAAGACCCGCCCTGTCGCGCCGTGGCCTGCTGAAATTCAGCCTCGGCGCCACGGCGTTTCTCGCCACCGCCGGCCTTGGCGCCAGCCTGACTGGCTGCTCGTCGAGCGTCAGCGCCAACGGCTTTGTCAGTTTGCGCGACGGCGATCTGCTGTTTCTGCGCGCGCTGATCCCGGTGATGCTCGACGGTGCTGTGGCGGCGGAGAAAATGCCCGCAGCGGTCGACGGCACACTGAAGTCGCTGGACTACAGCCTCGATCACCTGTCGCCGGAAATGCTCAAGCTCACTCGACAACTGTTCGATGTGCTCGGCATGGCCGTGACCCGTGGGCCGCTGACCGGAATCTGGGGCAGCTGGGAAAACGCCAGTCCCGACGCGATGCGGCAGTTCTTTGAACGCTGGGAGAACAGTTCCCTGAGCCTGCTGCGCATGGGCCACAGCTCGTTGCAACAGATGGTGATGATGGCCTGGTACACCCGCGCCGAATCCTGGGCGCATTGCGGTTATCCCGGGCCGCCGAAGGTCTGA
- a CDS encoding GMC family oxidoreductase has translation MPVPDPFREGLARGWKTYNGAQLSDDLTLQADVAIIGSGAGGGTTAEILSAAGYKVLLIEEGPLKTSSDFKLLEDEAYSSLYQEGIGRMSKDGAITILQGRAVGGTTLINWTSSFRTPEPTLEHWAREHNVKGHSPAEMAPWFEKMEQRLGVAPWMVPPNANNDVIRKGCEQLGYSWHVIPRNVRGCWNLGYCGMGCPSNAKQSMMVTTIPATLEKGGELLYLARVEKLLISGDKVTGLHCVAMDERCVEPTGRSITVKARHYVLAGGGINSPALLLRSDAPDPHACLGKRTFLHPVNMSAARFAEVVNPFYGAPQSIYSDHFQWKDGTTGPMAFKLEVPPLHPALAATLLGGFGRENAQHMADLPHTHAMLALLRDGFHPDSSGGSVELRGDGSPVLDYQVSQYAWDGLRRAFHVMAEIQFAGGAQAVMPMHADGRYVKTLSEARSLIDGLSLELYRTRLGSAHVMGGCAMGEDPNSAVADSLGRHHQLSNLSIHDGSLFPTSIGANPQLSVYGLTAQLATALADRLKNP, from the coding sequence ATGCCCGTACCCGACCCCTTCCGCGAAGGCCTTGCCCGAGGCTGGAAAACCTACAACGGCGCGCAACTGAGCGACGACCTCACCCTCCAAGCCGATGTGGCGATCATCGGCAGCGGCGCCGGCGGCGGCACCACAGCGGAAATCCTCAGCGCAGCCGGCTACAAAGTCCTGCTGATCGAAGAAGGCCCGCTGAAAACCAGTTCGGACTTCAAACTGCTCGAGGACGAGGCCTACAGCAGCCTGTATCAGGAAGGCATCGGGAGGATGAGCAAGGACGGCGCAATCACTATCCTGCAGGGCCGCGCAGTCGGCGGCACGACACTGATCAACTGGACCTCAAGCTTTCGCACACCCGAACCGACCCTCGAACACTGGGCCAGGGAACACAACGTCAAAGGCCATAGCCCGGCAGAGATGGCGCCGTGGTTCGAAAAAATGGAGCAGCGCCTCGGCGTCGCCCCATGGATGGTGCCGCCTAACGCCAACAACGACGTGATCCGCAAAGGCTGCGAGCAACTCGGTTACAGCTGGCACGTGATCCCGCGCAACGTGCGTGGCTGCTGGAATCTCGGCTATTGCGGCATGGGCTGCCCGAGCAACGCCAAGCAATCGATGATGGTCACGACCATCCCGGCAACGCTGGAAAAGGGCGGCGAGCTGCTGTATCTGGCGCGGGTGGAGAAGCTGCTGATCAGCGGCGACAAGGTTACCGGGCTGCATTGCGTGGCAATGGACGAACGCTGCGTCGAGCCGACCGGGCGCAGCATTACGGTCAAGGCGCGGCATTACGTGCTGGCTGGCGGCGGCATCAACAGCCCGGCGTTGCTGCTGCGCTCGGACGCGCCGGATCCGCATGCGTGCCTGGGCAAGCGTACCTTCCTGCATCCGGTGAACATGTCCGCCGCGCGTTTCGCCGAGGTGGTCAATCCGTTTTACGGCGCGCCGCAGTCCATCTATTCCGACCATTTCCAGTGGAAGGACGGCACCACCGGCCCGATGGCTTTCAAGCTCGAAGTGCCACCGCTGCACCCGGCGCTGGCGGCGACGCTGCTCGGCGGTTTTGGCCGCGAGAACGCGCAACACATGGCCGACCTGCCGCACACCCACGCCATGCTGGCGCTGCTGCGCGACGGCTTTCACCCGGACAGCAGCGGTGGCTCGGTGGAACTGCGCGGCGACGGCTCGCCAGTGCTCGACTATCAGGTCTCGCAGTACGCCTGGGACGGTTTGCGCCGGGCCTTTCACGTTATGGCGGAAATCCAGTTCGCCGGCGGCGCGCAAGCGGTGATGCCGATGCATGCCGACGGTCGCTATGTGAAGACACTGTCTGAGGCCCGCTCGCTGATCGATGGATTGAGCCTGGAGTTGTACCGCACGCGACTGGGCAGTGCCCACGTCATGGGCGGTTGCGCCATGGGTGAAGATCCGAACAGTGCGGTCGCCGACAGCCTCGGTCGCCATCACCAGCTCAGTAATCTGTCGATCCACGACGGCTCGCTGTTCCCCACCAGCATCGGTGCCAACCCGCAGCTGTCGGTGTATGGCCTGACCGCGCAACTGGCAACGGCCCTGGCGGATCGACTGAAAAATCCATGA